A window of Gloeocapsopsis sp. IPPAS B-1203 contains these coding sequences:
- a CDS encoding calcium-binding protein, with translation MAVINLTTGDDTFPTLGTFPNLTAEPDIVNGLAGNDTITVGAGDQAFGNEGNDTLTATGDATLYGGQGDDELTSFAGGSSLLFGNLGIDNLTAAGNDTLYGGQGNDVLTATGDYAAQLYGDAGDDNLIGNGDDTLYGGEGDDDLTGSGNDLLFGNQGDDTLTAASTEEGSPTLYGGQGNDELTDTGSGAAELYGNLGDDTLTGNGGDTLFGGQGSDILDATGGGNVLYGNLGDDVLTTTTGGDTLYGGQGGDYLISNATLVAELDTDSLLFGNLGNDTLVGSAANDTLIGGAGVDVLTSGGGPTSFGYNAITDGGDIITGFDGGEGGDIIVLNPSAFTGLQFIEDNGLSSSDFVAAASLEAAILADTLPGGAASIYAISGGEGDIGQLYYDSTGGTTPEDATLIATFVDAGSFGSTDIFLGDPVSFDNPNNSLLVLG, from the coding sequence ATGGCAGTTATCAATTTAACCACTGGAGATGACACTTTTCCAACCCTTGGCACTTTTCCTAATCTTACTGCAGAGCCAGATATCGTTAATGGTCTTGCAGGTAACGATACGATTACAGTAGGTGCAGGCGATCAAGCCTTCGGTAACGAAGGAAACGACACTCTAACTGCTACTGGAGATGCAACTCTGTATGGTGGTCAAGGAGATGACGAATTAACAAGTTTTGCAGGTGGTAGCAGTCTGCTTTTTGGCAATCTAGGCATTGATAACTTGACAGCAGCAGGTAATGACACCCTCTACGGTGGTCAGGGTAATGATGTGCTCACAGCCACGGGTGATTATGCTGCTCAGCTGTACGGCGACGCAGGAGACGATAATCTCATTGGTAATGGTGATGATACGCTTTATGGCGGCGAAGGAGATGATGATCTGACAGGTAGTGGTAATGATCTCCTATTTGGTAATCAAGGTGATGATACATTAACTGCTGCATCTACTGAAGAGGGTAGCCCCACTCTCTACGGCGGTCAGGGTAATGATGAACTCACAGACACTGGTAGTGGCGCTGCTGAACTATATGGCAACCTAGGAGACGATACTCTTACTGGTAATGGCGGTGACACCCTGTTTGGTGGACAGGGAAGCGATATTTTAGATGCCACAGGTGGTGGTAATGTCCTGTATGGCAACTTAGGAGATGATGTTTTGACTACTACTACGGGTGGAGATACACTTTATGGTGGTCAAGGTGGTGACTATCTCATCAGTAATGCTACTCTTGTTGCTGAGCTTGATACGGACAGCTTGCTGTTTGGTAATTTAGGCAACGATACCCTTGTTGGTAGTGCTGCTAATGATACCTTGATTGGTGGTGCTGGCGTTGATGTACTGACTAGTGGTGGTGGTCCTACTAGCTTTGGCTATAACGCTATCACTGATGGCGGTGATATCATTACTGGCTTCGACGGAGGAGAAGGGGGAGATATTATTGTTCTGAACCCATCGGCATTTACAGGTTTACAATTTATTGAAGATAATGGGTTAAGTTCAAGTGATTTTGTCGCAGCCGCTTCTCTTGAGGCAGCAATATTAGCTGATACGTTACCTGGTGGCGCTGCTTCTATCTACGCAATTAGTGGTGGTGAAGGTGATATCGGACAACTTTACTACGATTCAACTGGCGGTACTACTCCAGAAGATGCAACTCTCATTGCAACTTTTGTCGATGCTGGAAGTTTTGGTAGTACGGATATTTTTCTTGGCGATCCCGTGAGTTTTGACAACCCGAATAATAGCCTACTTGTTTTAGGTTAG
- a CDS encoding sulfotransferase: protein MIPSNTPIVIGGTGGSGTRVFTRAVDNAGVDMGKILNGSEDALALTEFCDKWIDIAHNGKDAYLTASEQAAMDEEFLECIEKHCAHMPASINWGWKYPRTIYLLPFVYRHFPQMRFIHIVRDGRDMAFSGNQNQLRKHGAAVLGRDITQMNPQDSFELWLKVNNFAADFGHKFLGKRYICLQYEELVLQTLPTVRQLWKFLQVPLEREMPDLEIIIPPTIGRWQQADAEIVHSLMLQGEESLRRFGYIDASHSIARKPRFLNKVLKFLSTVNSRR, encoded by the coding sequence ATGATTCCGAGTAATACCCCTATTGTGATTGGCGGTACTGGGGGTTCTGGAACGCGAGTCTTCACGCGAGCAGTTGACAATGCAGGTGTGGATATGGGCAAAATCTTGAATGGATCGGAAGATGCCCTAGCTCTAACTGAGTTTTGTGATAAGTGGATTGACATCGCCCACAATGGCAAAGATGCTTATTTAACAGCATCAGAGCAAGCAGCTATGGATGAAGAATTTTTAGAATGCATTGAAAAGCATTGCGCGCATATGCCAGCTAGCATCAATTGGGGTTGGAAGTATCCCCGCACAATCTATTTATTACCCTTCGTCTATCGTCATTTTCCTCAAATGCGCTTTATCCATATCGTCCGCGATGGTCGTGATATGGCATTTTCGGGAAATCAAAACCAGCTGCGCAAGCATGGGGCTGCAGTATTAGGTCGAGATATTACACAGATGAATCCTCAAGACTCGTTTGAACTGTGGCTTAAAGTTAATAATTTTGCAGCTGATTTTGGTCATAAGTTTTTAGGAAAACGCTACATTTGTCTTCAATATGAAGAGTTAGTCTTGCAAACATTGCCAACGGTTCGGCAATTGTGGAAGTTTTTACAAGTTCCGCTTGAGCGCGAGATGCCTGACTTAGAAATTATAATTCCACCCACAATTGGGCGATGGCAGCAAGCCGATGCAGAAATTGTGCATAGCTTAATGTTGCAGGGTGAGGAAAGTTTACGGCGCTTTGGATATATTGACGCATCGCATTCTATAGCACGAAAACCCCGTTTTTTAAATAAGGTATTAAAGTTCTTGTCCACCGTAAATTCACGGAGATAA
- a CDS encoding ABC transporter ATP-binding protein, whose protein sequence is MAEEIAISLKNVSKCYKRYPHPVDRLKEILLPGKSRAEEFWALRGIDLEIPKGHTLGIIGQNGSGKSTLLQIIVGTLTPTTGAVTVNGRISALLELGSGFNPEFTGRQNVFFNGRLLGMTQEELENKFDEIAAFADIGEFIDQPVKTYSSGMFVRLAFAVATHVNPEILIIDEALSVGDILFQRKCFRKIEQFYQDGKTILFVSHDLTSILQLCDRAILLDKSLMISQGEPRQVALSYKSLIAQREADQNTDLASFQQKYEEKNDNQIGESRIGFGGAEVISVEVVNSQGTTTQTVEWADIITVRIAIYFYREVARPFVGFAIKDLKGIPIIGTNTFHSKKDLAPTLAKSMVVIEFSWQCYMSPGNYTVSAGVAELGDHSITQLDRRFDMLPLAVVGNPPSLGFFALPINIECNVLDNSQNIVSDCQINASSISSS, encoded by the coding sequence ATGGCTGAAGAAATTGCAATTTCATTAAAAAATGTCTCGAAATGCTATAAGCGATATCCTCACCCCGTTGACCGACTTAAGGAAATACTGTTACCAGGGAAAAGTAGAGCAGAAGAATTTTGGGCATTGCGGGGTATTGACCTAGAGATTCCTAAAGGACACACTTTGGGCATTATTGGACAAAATGGCTCTGGTAAAAGTACCTTACTGCAAATTATTGTAGGAACTCTAACACCAACGACAGGAGCAGTAACAGTCAACGGTCGAATTTCAGCGTTACTAGAACTAGGTAGTGGTTTTAATCCAGAGTTTACGGGTCGTCAAAATGTCTTTTTTAATGGTCGTTTGTTAGGGATGACCCAAGAAGAACTTGAAAATAAATTTGATGAAATTGCAGCGTTTGCAGACATTGGAGAGTTCATCGATCAACCTGTCAAAACTTATTCTAGCGGTATGTTTGTCCGGCTAGCATTTGCAGTAGCAACTCATGTCAATCCAGAAATACTCATTATTGATGAAGCGCTATCTGTAGGAGATATTCTTTTTCAGCGCAAATGCTTTAGAAAAATTGAGCAATTTTATCAAGATGGGAAAACAATTTTATTTGTTTCTCACGATCTGACAAGTATTCTGCAACTGTGCGATCGCGCCATCTTACTCGACAAGAGTTTGATGATATCTCAAGGCGAACCTCGCCAAGTTGCTTTATCATACAAAAGCTTAATTGCTCAACGAGAAGCCGATCAAAATACCGACTTAGCAAGTTTTCAACAAAAGTATGAAGAAAAAAATGACAATCAAATAGGTGAATCGAGGATTGGTTTTGGTGGTGCAGAAGTCATTAGCGTAGAAGTTGTCAATTCTCAAGGGACAACGACTCAAACTGTAGAATGGGCAGACATAATTACTGTACGGATCGCAATTTATTTTTATCGTGAAGTTGCTCGTCCATTTGTAGGTTTTGCTATCAAAGATTTAAAAGGTATTCCTATTATTGGAACTAATACTTTTCACTCTAAAAAAGACTTAGCTCCTACTTTAGCAAAAAGTATGGTAGTTATTGAATTTAGTTGGCAGTGTTATATGTCTCCAGGAAATTATACTGTCTCTGCTGGAGTTGCCGAATTAGGAGATCACAGCATAACGCAACTCGATCGCCGCTTTGATATGTTGCCATTAGCAGTCGTTGGTAATCCACCTTCATTAGGTTTTTTTGCATTACCTATCAATATTGAATGCAATGTATTAGATAACAGTCAAAATATTGTCTCCGATTGCCAAATAAATGCGAGTTCTATTTCTTCATCCTAA
- a CDS encoding ABC transporter permease, with protein MRQTIKGVVRKASKTKKLLPFSEQWWAKLDLLRILVLRELEARYKGSVLGNLWPLLNQLSQLLIFTYVFSIVLRVRLSLEGLPENNFMYGLWLFAGLLPWTAFLNGFLPAATCVINQSNLVKKVVFPLALLPLVPVCAAFIESSLGLIVLILLVAITTQMVHVTLWLLPLIWIPQLLLTAGIGYLAAGLTVFLRDIPQTLVVVMNLWFYATPIIYPASLIPEGWRNWVFWLNPMTAIVETHRDIILQGEVRHWGELGVATMLSAVIFYVGLLIYRRLRPAFADVL; from the coding sequence TTGCGACAAACAATCAAAGGCGTTGTCCGAAAAGCTAGTAAAACTAAAAAATTACTCCCATTTAGTGAGCAATGGTGGGCAAAGCTAGATTTACTCAGAATACTAGTGTTGCGAGAACTAGAGGCAAGATACAAAGGCTCAGTTTTAGGCAACTTATGGCCTTTACTCAATCAGCTGTCGCAGTTACTAATTTTCACCTATGTATTTTCCATTGTTTTGCGGGTCAGGCTGAGTCTAGAGGGTTTACCAGAAAATAACTTCATGTACGGACTATGGCTATTTGCTGGATTGCTACCCTGGACCGCATTTTTGAATGGATTTTTACCAGCAGCAACCTGTGTTATTAACCAATCAAACTTAGTCAAGAAAGTGGTGTTTCCGCTAGCACTATTGCCTTTAGTCCCTGTTTGTGCTGCCTTTATTGAAAGTTCCTTGGGATTGATAGTGTTGATTTTACTCGTGGCAATAACAACACAGATGGTTCACGTTACGCTTTGGCTGCTACCACTGATATGGATACCACAATTACTATTAACAGCTGGTATTGGATATTTAGCTGCTGGACTGACGGTGTTTCTCCGAGATATACCACAAACCTTGGTCGTTGTGATGAATTTGTGGTTTTATGCAACACCAATTATCTATCCAGCATCGCTGATTCCTGAAGGATGGAGAAATTGGGTATTTTGGCTCAATCCAATGACCGCAATTGTCGAGACTCATCGAGACATTATCCTGCAAGGAGAAGTGCGACACTGGGGAGAATTGGGAGTGGCTACGATGTTATCCGCAGTCATTTTTTATGTTGGTTTGCTGATTTATCGACGTTTGCGTCCTGCATTTGCTGACGTACTCTAG
- a CDS encoding DUF2862 domain-containing protein — MEIGQQVKVCRLRDRVSPLVIKRLGKIGTVKGFKMLDGSNVGVVVQFEDQFATWFFEDELKVMQ, encoded by the coding sequence ATGGAAATCGGACAACAAGTTAAGGTCTGTCGTTTAAGAGATCGAGTATCACCACTAGTTATCAAGCGCCTAGGCAAAATCGGTACTGTCAAAGGCTTTAAAATGCTTGATGGTAGTAATGTTGGCGTCGTCGTTCAATTTGAAGACCAATTTGCCACTTGGTTTTTTGAAGACGAACTCAAAGTTATGCAGTAG